Proteins co-encoded in one Granulicella cerasi genomic window:
- a CDS encoding LysR family transcriptional regulator has protein sequence MDQRQLKHFLAVAETLHFGKAADRLGMTQPPLSQSIRALEAEIGSPLFVRTNRSVSLTSLGAEWLGPVRSALDDLENLARLAQRLRSGDTGRLEVSFVSTADYSILPTLVQRFRQLYPAVELLLTEATSDVQISTLLEEKGNVGIIIRDVPALPKGLSYRKLVCESLIAAVPEDWITQGRITPVKGRLTSAEMTASSLVIFPRRVAPSFYDLVMDYYAAHGGDVHIIQHAIQMQTIISLVSAGMGIALVPASMRHLARSGVAYLALQSKAPQLESGLIWRDGDSTSTLANFLRIATKSHVAIRQTGTS, from the coding sequence ATGGATCAACGACAGCTCAAACACTTCTTGGCGGTTGCGGAAACATTGCACTTCGGTAAAGCGGCAGACCGCCTTGGGATGACGCAGCCACCGTTGAGTCAATCCATCAGAGCTCTGGAAGCTGAGATCGGTTCGCCCCTCTTTGTGCGGACGAATCGCAGCGTGTCGCTGACTTCTCTGGGAGCCGAGTGGCTGGGTCCTGTTCGCTCCGCGCTCGATGACCTGGAGAACTTGGCCCGGCTGGCGCAACGCCTTCGCAGCGGCGACACTGGCCGGCTCGAAGTATCCTTCGTCAGCACTGCCGACTACAGCATCTTGCCAACGTTGGTGCAACGTTTCAGGCAGCTCTATCCGGCGGTCGAATTGCTGCTTACTGAGGCGACCAGCGATGTACAAATATCAACTCTGCTTGAGGAGAAAGGCAATGTAGGCATCATCATCCGGGATGTCCCAGCACTGCCTAAAGGACTTTCCTATCGTAAGCTCGTTTGCGAATCACTGATTGCTGCAGTCCCGGAAGACTGGATTACGCAGGGCCGCATCACTCCTGTGAAAGGTCGACTGACCTCAGCCGAGATGACTGCATCGTCGCTGGTCATCTTCCCGCGACGCGTTGCCCCTTCTTTCTATGACCTCGTTATGGATTACTACGCCGCCCACGGAGGCGACGTTCACATCATCCAACATGCGATCCAGATGCAGACCATCATCAGCCTGGTTTCGGCTGGAATGGGAATCGCGCTTGTACCCGCATCGATGCGTCACTTGGCGCGTTCTGGGGTGGCCTATCTGGCCTTGCAGAGCAAGGCACCTCAGCTCGAATCGGGGCTCATCTGGCGTGATGGGGATTCAACTTCCACTCTCGCCAATTTCCTCCGCATTGCAACCAAGTCTCATGTTGCAATCCGGCAGACA